A stretch of the Desulfatiglans anilini DSM 4660 genome encodes the following:
- a CDS encoding response regulator, producing MSIITVFNGTFCHEAGVLQGLLKTTGAEHITDADVVAGASRISGMDEGKLSKAFSAKTSIFNKFTHEKERSIACLRLALAQILERDNLLISGFSSLLVGPHIAHALRVCLIAEMRFRLENAARMEGLNEKEALRLIHRQDEERALWVDILFGKKDPWDASLYDIVLPMDKLSAEQAVKLVQENLAKDVVKTTSRSRKAVEDFRLAAEVEVALAKEGHNILVRAKDGRVTLTINKHTLLLSRLEEELRSIAERVPGVESVETKVGEGFYQADIYRKYDFQVPAKVLLVDDEREFVQTLSERLLMRDMGSAIAYDGESALTLVKEEEPEVMILDLKMPGIDGIEVLRRVKETQPEIEVIILTGHGSEADRKVCMDLGAFAYLQKPVDIELLSDTLKKANEQIQKRKAQSGAQSS from the coding sequence AGACAACCGGGGCGGAGCACATTACCGATGCCGATGTGGTCGCAGGCGCGAGCCGGATCTCGGGCATGGATGAAGGCAAGCTGTCCAAGGCCTTCAGCGCGAAGACATCGATCTTCAACAAATTCACCCACGAAAAGGAACGATCCATCGCCTGTCTCCGCCTGGCCCTGGCGCAGATTCTCGAGCGTGACAACCTGTTGATCAGCGGTTTTTCAAGTCTGCTGGTCGGACCACATATCGCCCATGCACTGCGAGTCTGTCTCATTGCCGAGATGCGGTTCCGGCTGGAAAATGCCGCCAGAATGGAAGGGCTCAATGAAAAAGAAGCCCTTCGCCTGATTCACCGCCAGGATGAGGAGCGCGCACTCTGGGTCGATATCCTCTTCGGTAAAAAGGATCCGTGGGATGCCTCCCTTTACGACATCGTACTCCCCATGGACAAGCTCAGCGCAGAACAGGCGGTTAAGCTCGTTCAGGAAAACCTCGCCAAGGATGTGGTGAAAACCACTTCCCGATCCCGGAAGGCCGTCGAGGATTTCCGTCTTGCGGCGGAGGTCGAGGTGGCGCTTGCCAAGGAGGGGCATAACATCCTCGTCAGGGCGAAAGACGGCCGCGTCACGTTGACCATCAACAAGCACACCCTTTTGCTGAGCCGCCTCGAAGAAGAACTCCGATCCATTGCGGAGCGGGTACCCGGTGTCGAGTCCGTCGAGACCAAGGTTGGCGAAGGCTTTTACCAGGCGGATATCTACCGGAAATACGACTTTCAAGTCCCGGCAAAAGTGCTGCTGGTTGACGACGAGCGGGAGTTTGTTCAGACCCTGTCAGAGCGTCTCCTCATGCGGGATATGGGGTCGGCCATAGCCTATGACGGCGAATCGGCCCTCACCCTGGTCAAGGAAGAAGAGCCCGAGGTCATGATCCTGGATCTCAAGATGCCCGGAATAGACGGCATCGAAGTGCTGCGGCGCGTCAAAGAAACGCAGCCCGAGATCGAAGTGATCATCCTGACCGGGCATGGATCCGAGGCCGACCGGAAGGTCTGCATGGATCTCGGCGCTTTCGCTTATCTTCAAAAGCCGGTGGATATCGAGTTGTTGAGTGACACCCTCAAGAAGGCCAACGAACAGATCCAGAAGCGCAAGGCGCAGAGCGGCGCACAAAGCAGCTGA
- a CDS encoding sensor histidine kinase — MAAPISLKPKFWDHRDIAAGPYKHLFNFRRIWKLTVLLTAGVTIIPLLFMAFIDYKVTQKATEAEIQFRTARLVSNTRRAVSFFLFERAAALEFVVQDNSFEALHDPVRLAELLKHLKEAFGGFTDLGVVDALGGQRTYVGPYELEGVDYSHEVWYQQVVERGMHVSDVFLGFRQVPHLIIAVKHSLPNGSFFVVRASIDTQEFNSLLFDMEVGGLGDIFLINHQGILQTPSRFYGDVLQKIHSPTPEFSDKTRVVQHETQDGDPLVVGYAYIRDTPFILMICKHKRELIESWTRANMQLLGFLAVSILIILLVILGVATYLVEQLHTADQRRVATLHQVEYANKMASIGRLAAGVAHEINNPLAIINEKAGLIKDLFAFDQRYAQDEKLIRLLDGILKSVARCATITRRLLNFARHMDDSQIVPLQLREAILEVLGFLGKETEYRSIAVSLQVPEDLPELQMDRSKLQQILLNLINNSFAAMRDGGHLSIGATHVDEKHVKVSVADDGCGIPEGDMKRVFEPFFSTKTKQGGTGLGLSITYGLVQELGGHIDVESQLGKGTVFTITLPLTQKRKGGEANAGAAGGR, encoded by the coding sequence ATGGCAGCGCCCATATCGCTCAAACCGAAATTCTGGGACCACCGGGACATCGCCGCCGGCCCCTACAAGCACCTGTTCAACTTCAGGCGGATCTGGAAGCTCACCGTCCTGCTGACGGCCGGGGTGACCATCATACCGCTCCTCTTCATGGCTTTCATCGATTACAAGGTCACCCAGAAGGCCACGGAGGCGGAGATCCAGTTCCGTACCGCGAGACTGGTCTCCAACACCCGCCGGGCCGTCTCCTTTTTTCTGTTCGAACGGGCCGCCGCCCTGGAGTTCGTGGTTCAGGACAACTCCTTCGAGGCCCTGCACGACCCCGTGCGCCTCGCTGAATTATTGAAACACCTGAAGGAGGCCTTCGGCGGCTTTACCGACCTTGGCGTTGTCGACGCCCTGGGCGGTCAGCGGACCTATGTGGGACCCTACGAACTCGAAGGCGTCGATTATTCTCATGAAGTTTGGTATCAGCAGGTCGTGGAGCGGGGGATGCATGTCAGTGACGTCTTCCTGGGTTTTCGCCAGGTGCCTCACTTGATCATCGCCGTCAAGCACTCCCTGCCAAACGGCTCCTTTTTCGTAGTCAGGGCTTCTATCGACACCCAGGAATTCAACAGCCTGCTCTTCGATATGGAAGTCGGCGGCCTGGGGGATATCTTTCTCATCAACCACCAGGGAATCCTGCAGACACCCTCGCGCTTCTATGGAGATGTGCTGCAGAAAATACACTCGCCCACGCCTGAATTTTCCGACAAGACGAGAGTCGTCCAGCATGAGACTCAAGATGGGGACCCGCTCGTCGTCGGCTACGCCTACATTAGGGACACGCCGTTTATCCTCATGATCTGCAAGCACAAACGTGAGCTGATCGAATCCTGGACCCGTGCCAACATGCAGCTGCTGGGGTTTCTGGCGGTCAGTATCCTGATCATCCTCCTAGTCATCCTGGGGGTCGCGACCTATCTGGTCGAACAGCTCCATACCGCTGACCAGCGGCGGGTCGCCACCCTCCACCAGGTCGAATACGCGAACAAAATGGCCTCCATCGGACGTCTGGCCGCCGGAGTGGCACACGAAATCAACAATCCGCTTGCCATCATCAACGAAAAGGCGGGGCTCATCAAAGATCTCTTCGCCTTTGACCAGCGCTATGCGCAGGACGAAAAACTCATCCGCCTCCTGGACGGCATCCTGAAGTCCGTCGCCCGCTGTGCAACCATCACCCGGCGCCTGCTGAATTTCGCCCGGCACATGGACGACAGCCAGATCGTACCGCTCCAACTGCGGGAAGCCATCCTGGAGGTCCTCGGGTTTCTGGGAAAAGAAACCGAATACCGCTCCATCGCAGTGTCTTTGCAGGTCCCCGAAGATCTGCCCGAGCTTCAGATGGATCGGAGCAAACTTCAGCAGATTCTGTTGAATCTCATCAACAATTCGTTCGCCGCCATGCGCGACGGCGGCCACCTCTCGATTGGCGCTACCCACGTGGACGAAAAACATGTTAAAGTGAGTGTAGCCGATGACGGATGCGGCATTCCCGAAGGAGATATGAAACGGGTTTTCGAACCCTTTTTCTCCACCAAAACCAAGCAGGGGGGGACCGGGCTCGGGTTATCCATCACCTACGGCCTCGTTCAGGAGTTGGGAGGTCACATCGACGTTGAAAGCCAATTGGGCAAGGGCACCGTTTTTACCATCACTTTACCCCTAACCCAAAAGAGGAAGGGAGGAGAGGCAAATGCGGGTGCTGCTGGTGGACGATGA
- a CDS encoding response regulator has protein sequence MRVLLVDDEEELVSTLAERLNMRGIEADWAARVEDAISLVGKTSYDIAVLDIKLPKMSGLQLKKKLEDLRPKMKFIFMTGHGSEADFRTGAAEAGEAFYLVKPVGIEILVEKMQEVMQSEGKLS, from the coding sequence ATGCGGGTGCTGCTGGTGGACGATGAGGAGGAATTGGTCTCCACGCTGGCCGAGCGATTGAATATGCGGGGAATCGAGGCTGATTGGGCGGCGAGGGTCGAAGATGCTATTTCACTTGTAGGAAAGACCTCTTACGACATAGCCGTTCTGGACATCAAACTGCCCAAGATGAGCGGGCTGCAACTGAAAAAGAAACTCGAGGATTTGCGGCCGAAGATGAAATTCATTTTCATGACCGGGCACGGCTCTGAAGCGGATTTCCGGACCGGCGCCGCCGAGGCGGGCGAGGCGTTTTATCTCGTAAAACCTGTCGGGATCGAGATCCTGGTAGAAAAAATGCAGGAAGTGATGCAGTCGGAGGGGAAGCTTTCATGA
- a CDS encoding histidine kinase dimerization/phospho-acceptor domain-containing protein: MNRCDTGARTGLVFFGTISASISHELKNALAIINESAGLIEDFTLMAQKGLPLDPERLKTVAGRIQKQIQRADGIVKNMNRFAHSVDDPLKEIDLQDTLYFMSSLAHRLADRQSVTLEPAEAKGGVQILTDPFRLQNLLWHCIRFLLPFADSQKRIRMTIEEGAEEVRIQFSGAEGFVHGVPDTFPGEEEKILLDALGARLLTEKANERLVVALPKQLQP; the protein is encoded by the coding sequence ATGAACCGATGCGACACCGGGGCTCGCACTGGGTTGGTGTTCTTTGGGACCATTTCGGCCTCTATATCACACGAACTCAAAAACGCACTGGCCATCATCAACGAATCGGCTGGTTTGATCGAGGATTTTACCCTGATGGCCCAAAAAGGCCTTCCCCTCGATCCAGAGCGCCTGAAAACGGTAGCCGGCCGCATTCAAAAGCAGATCCAGCGCGCAGACGGGATCGTGAAGAACATGAACCGCTTTGCCCACAGCGTGGACGACCCTTTGAAAGAGATCGACCTGCAAGACACCCTTTATTTCATGTCTTCGCTGGCTCACCGGCTCGCCGACAGACAGAGCGTCACCCTCGAGCCGGCAGAAGCAAAGGGCGGCGTCCAGATCCTGACCGACCCATTCAGACTCCAAAACCTGCTCTGGCACTGTATCCGCTTTCTCCTGCCTTTTGCCGACAGCCAAAAACGGATTCGCATGACGATCGAAGAAGGCGCTGAAGAGGTCCGCATCCAGTTCAGCGGCGCTGAGGGCTTTGTCCATGGGGTCCCGGACACTTTTCCTGGAGAGGAGGAAAAAATCCTGCTCGATGCCCTTGGTGCACGGCTGCTCACAGAAAAGGCAAACGAGAGGCTTGTCGTCGCTTTGCCAAAACAGCTGCAACCCTGA
- a CDS encoding response regulator: protein MAEKVLLVDDEEDFLDSLAERMRARGMNVDTSLSAKEALQKAESESFDAIVLDLMMPEMDGLEVLKTLKEKRPELQIILLTGHATIEKGIEAMKLGATDFLEKPADLKSLTEKIQKAQAKKMILVEKQTEEKIKKIMSERAW from the coding sequence ATGGCGGAAAAAGTTTTGCTTGTGGACGACGAGGAAGATTTTCTTGACAGCCTGGCGGAACGTATGCGGGCCCGTGGCATGAATGTGGACACCAGCCTTTCGGCTAAAGAGGCCCTCCAGAAGGCCGAGTCCGAATCCTTCGATGCGATCGTTCTGGACCTCATGATGCCCGAGATGGATGGGCTGGAGGTCTTGAAAACCCTCAAGGAAAAAAGGCCCGAACTCCAGATCATTCTATTGACGGGGCATGCAACCATCGAAAAGGGCATCGAGGCTATGAAACTCGGCGCCACCGATTTTCTCGAAAAGCCGGCGGATCTCAAATCTCTCACCGAAAAGATCCAGAAGGCCCAAGCGAAAAAGATGATCCTCGTAGAAAAACAGACCGAAGAAAAGATCAAGAAGATCATGTCCGAGCGTGCGTGGTGA
- a CDS encoding sigma-54-dependent transcriptional regulator, with the protein MSTILIIDDDDQLRKSFEKLLSAEGYDIRCAASGEAGLKLVETESLDLVVLDMRLPGMNGLETFEAIHAIEPKLPVIIMTAYGTTETAIEATKLGAFDYILKPFDIPDMLVVIEEALEAGRFMRSPVDMNAVPGQQGVREAIIGRSKPMQDVYKAIGRVSSTDATVLIRGESGTGKELVARAIYQHSLRNDKPFLVINCVAIPENLLESELFGYERGAFTGASHRRVGKIEQANGGTVFLDEIGDMPSSIQAKILRLLQEKSIERLGGRDTISVDVRILAATNRNLEKALAEGRFREDLYYRLKVVTLWLPPLRERRDDIELLTRYFLSRYSREMGVDNPGITAEALQILRQYPWPGNVRELGNCIQKTLIFNRGAPISPEDINQAISGQGNVEGGGAFAGDEGVQQWIVNALTAGGSDNLFESCMDRFASMLISEALRITGGNRSRAAKLLGLSRPTLHSKIEKYHLKFETSVKETS; encoded by the coding sequence TTGAGTACCATCTTGATCATCGACGATGACGATCAGCTGCGGAAAAGTTTCGAGAAGCTGCTTTCGGCGGAGGGTTACGATATCCGCTGTGCGGCCTCGGGAGAGGCGGGGCTCAAGCTCGTCGAGACGGAAAGCTTGGATCTGGTGGTTCTGGACATGCGCCTGCCCGGCATGAACGGGCTCGAGACCTTCGAGGCGATCCACGCGATCGAGCCGAAGCTTCCGGTTATTATCATGACGGCTTACGGAACCACCGAAACAGCGATCGAGGCGACCAAACTGGGGGCGTTCGATTACATCCTCAAGCCGTTCGATATCCCTGACATGCTGGTGGTCATCGAAGAGGCGCTGGAGGCCGGCCGCTTCATGCGCTCCCCGGTCGATATGAATGCCGTGCCCGGGCAGCAGGGGGTCCGGGAGGCTATTATCGGTCGAAGCAAACCCATGCAGGATGTGTACAAGGCGATTGGGCGGGTGTCTTCGACGGATGCAACGGTGCTTATCCGGGGCGAATCGGGCACGGGGAAGGAGTTGGTGGCGCGCGCGATCTATCAGCACAGCCTTCGGAACGACAAACCGTTTCTCGTGATCAACTGCGTCGCGATTCCCGAAAACCTTTTGGAAAGCGAGCTGTTCGGGTACGAGCGGGGGGCCTTTACCGGTGCGTCGCACCGCCGCGTCGGAAAGATCGAGCAGGCCAACGGTGGAACGGTTTTCCTCGATGAGATCGGTGACATGCCTTCGAGCATTCAGGCCAAGATCCTGCGGCTTCTGCAGGAAAAAAGCATCGAGCGGCTCGGAGGTCGGGATACGATATCGGTCGACGTGAGGATTCTGGCGGCGACCAACCGGAACCTGGAGAAGGCCTTGGCCGAAGGCCGCTTCCGCGAGGATCTTTACTATCGATTGAAGGTCGTCACGCTGTGGCTTCCCCCCCTGCGGGAGCGACGGGACGACATCGAGCTCTTGACACGGTATTTTCTTTCCCGGTATTCCCGCGAAATGGGGGTCGACAACCCGGGCATAACGGCGGAGGCACTGCAGATCCTCAGGCAGTACCCCTGGCCCGGGAATGTCCGTGAGTTGGGAAACTGCATCCAGAAGACGCTCATCTTCAACAGAGGCGCTCCCATCTCACCGGAGGACATCAACCAGGCCATCAGCGGGCAGGGCAATGTCGAGGGGGGGGGCGCTTTCGCCGGCGATGAAGGGGTTCAGCAATGGATCGTGAACGCGCTCACAGCAGGGGGCTCCGACAATCTGTTTGAAAGCTGCATGGATCGCTTCGCAAGCATGTTGATCAGCGAGGCGCTGCGTATAACGGGCGGTAACCGGTCCCGTGCGGCCAAACTGCTCGGCTTGTCTCGTCCGACTCTTCACTCCAAGATCGAAAAATATCATCTCAAATTCGAGACATCCGTCAAGGAAACCTCCTGA
- a CDS encoding ATP-binding protein — MDLWNQVSLRVRIYSILGALVSITLLGGVVMIWYTYQMEHLTTDVVERHMAAFQAAENLESALVNQKGFVSYYFLDGNPDWLKQLGEYRQIFKERLTQAESHAATEEEKRAVAEIGEEYEHYVAAKDVVIECYRAGERERGAQLHDHVRRVFFKILDLCEGYKAIHAQRIQEVKQESLLQARRLRTVAGTAMVIVVILGLLFGLMLINHILAPLQGLARLTAGKADFPDSKNEVKALSRRVHGLMEDIDQTHTELRKSRETLLQAEKMALVGKLAAGTAHSIRNPLTSVKMRLFSLNRSLDLTPTQKEDLDVISQEIRHIDTILQNFLEFSRPPKLKIQEASPSEVVDLAVQLMRHRLESYNVAVRLHRHEVLPKIPLDPEQLKEVFVNLIVNACEAMQGGGLIDIYEVTAFDDRLGRVVRIRLADDGPGMSEALQEKVFQPFYTTKEEGTGLGLSIAARIVEEHGGRIDLSSTEGEGTAFTITLPIQE, encoded by the coding sequence ATGGATTTATGGAATCAGGTCAGCTTGCGGGTTCGGATCTATTCGATCCTGGGGGCGCTGGTCTCGATTACCCTTCTGGGCGGTGTCGTCATGATCTGGTACACGTACCAGATGGAGCACCTGACGACCGATGTGGTCGAACGGCACATGGCTGCGTTTCAGGCCGCCGAAAACCTCGAGTCCGCTCTCGTCAATCAGAAAGGCTTCGTTTCTTACTATTTCCTGGATGGCAACCCTGACTGGCTCAAACAGCTCGGAGAATACCGGCAGATATTCAAAGAACGTCTAACGCAGGCCGAAAGCCACGCGGCTACGGAGGAGGAAAAGCGGGCGGTTGCCGAGATCGGCGAGGAATACGAGCATTACGTGGCGGCGAAGGATGTCGTGATCGAATGTTACCGGGCGGGTGAGCGGGAGAGGGGTGCACAGCTCCATGACCATGTCCGGCGGGTCTTTTTCAAGATCCTCGATCTTTGCGAAGGCTACAAGGCCATTCATGCCCAGCGGATCCAGGAGGTGAAGCAGGAGAGCCTTCTTCAGGCGCGGCGATTGAGGACGGTGGCAGGCACCGCCATGGTGATCGTCGTCATTCTGGGTCTGCTGTTCGGCCTCATGCTGATCAACCACATCCTGGCGCCTTTGCAGGGGCTCGCGCGTTTGACAGCGGGGAAAGCCGATTTCCCGGACTCGAAAAACGAGGTCAAGGCATTGAGCCGTCGGGTTCATGGTTTGATGGAGGATATCGACCAGACCCATACGGAACTTCGCAAGAGCCGCGAGACCCTCCTGCAGGCGGAAAAGATGGCCCTGGTCGGAAAGCTGGCTGCCGGGACTGCCCACAGCATCCGCAATCCGTTGACTTCCGTCAAAATGCGTCTCTTCTCCCTGAACCGGTCGCTCGATCTCACTCCGACACAGAAAGAGGATTTGGACGTGATCTCGCAGGAGATCCGCCACATCGATACTATCCTGCAGAATTTTCTGGAATTTTCCCGGCCGCCGAAATTGAAGATCCAGGAGGCGAGTCCTTCGGAGGTGGTGGACCTGGCGGTTCAGTTGATGCGGCATCGCCTGGAATCCTATAACGTCGCGGTGAGGCTCCATCGGCATGAGGTCCTGCCGAAGATTCCCCTGGACCCGGAGCAATTGAAAGAAGTCTTTGTCAACCTGATCGTCAATGCCTGCGAAGCGATGCAGGGGGGAGGACTGATCGACATCTACGAGGTGACGGCCTTTGACGATCGGCTGGGGCGGGTGGTGCGCATTCGGCTGGCGGATGACGGCCCGGGTATGTCCGAGGCCTTGCAGGAAAAGGTCTTCCAACCTTTCTACACGACGAAAGAGGAGGGGACCGGACTCGGTCTCAGCATCGCCGCGCGCATCGTGGAGGAGCATGGCGGGCGCATCGATCTGTCATCGACGGAAGGGGAAGGGACCGCTTTCACCATCACGTTGCCTATCCAGGAGTAA
- a CDS encoding transferase gives MKELEKLIERVVNRININLREPAFDSGPYLRSIVPLKQFGRFYAFYALTPHHPLHFRFHGSSLGGSYFLGKCFVDHSVLYKSDIRGDELKCRGDVFRYGGLEIPLHDDEVIHIKDSYLIKTLVHNYSHDPENLEEFLICNTASTHYANIHGSTVEGCFLGPFSTVDLTTLHDCVIGAFAYVQVGEMSHEWVPAGEIRIEAGDRFRFNYHFDADLLKAYIHMEPGTIPEGILMDFMEDRKTEFQRIFDVVHLKAPVPILPGTSLSRYAVVKGDTHVDANVLVAQRAYLEDAWLGRGANAQENCCIIHSRLEGENVTAHGGKLVRTRLGKKVFVGFNSFLRGMEDAPLTIGEGSVVMPHTIIDIREPLEIPPNHLIWGLIRNRKDLKVHSLDLDNFAKLRGRYDLGRMRFEGDGAVFVEAFRHRIEHILEANGAYFDGRSNRGHAQKDQDISYNMIQPYPKGRLKGLYPSIDIRP, from the coding sequence ATGAAAGAACTGGAAAAACTGATCGAGCGGGTCGTCAATCGTATCAATATCAATCTAAGGGAGCCGGCTTTCGACAGTGGTCCTTATCTGCGCAGCATCGTGCCTCTCAAGCAGTTTGGCCGGTTCTACGCCTTCTATGCCTTGACGCCGCACCATCCGCTGCATTTCCGCTTTCATGGATCGAGTCTGGGAGGGAGCTACTTTCTCGGGAAGTGCTTTGTCGATCATTCCGTGCTTTACAAGAGCGATATCCGGGGCGATGAACTGAAATGCAGGGGGGATGTGTTCCGTTACGGCGGATTGGAGATCCCGCTCCATGACGACGAAGTGATCCACATCAAGGACAGCTATCTTATCAAGACCCTGGTCCACAACTATTCCCACGACCCTGAAAATCTAGAAGAATTCCTGATCTGCAACACCGCATCCACCCACTATGCGAATATCCACGGTTCCACCGTGGAAGGGTGTTTCCTGGGGCCTTTCAGCACGGTGGATCTGACCACCTTGCACGATTGCGTTATCGGGGCCTTTGCCTATGTCCAGGTGGGAGAGATGTCGCATGAGTGGGTGCCCGCCGGGGAGATCCGGATCGAGGCGGGGGATCGCTTCCGGTTCAACTACCACTTCGATGCGGACCTTCTCAAGGCCTACATCCATATGGAGCCCGGGACGATCCCGGAAGGGATCCTGATGGACTTCATGGAAGACCGCAAGACCGAATTCCAGAGGATCTTCGACGTGGTGCATCTCAAGGCGCCGGTTCCGATCCTCCCGGGGACCTCTCTCAGCCGGTACGCCGTCGTTAAGGGGGATACCCATGTCGACGCGAACGTGCTCGTCGCGCAGCGGGCGTATCTCGAAGATGCCTGGCTCGGGAGAGGTGCCAATGCCCAGGAAAACTGCTGCATCATCCATTCGCGGCTGGAGGGCGAGAATGTCACCGCTCACGGCGGTAAACTGGTCCGCACCCGGCTGGGGAAGAAGGTGTTCGTGGGTTTCAATTCCTTCCTCAGGGGGATGGAGGATGCGCCTCTGACCATCGGAGAAGGCTCCGTCGTGATGCCCCACACGATCATCGACATCCGGGAACCGCTCGAAATTCCGCCGAACCACTTGATATGGGGGCTGATTCGAAACCGGAAAGATCTGAAGGTCCACAGCCTCGATCTCGACAATTTTGCCAAGCTCAGGGGACGTTATGATCTTGGGCGGATGCGGTTCGAAGGGGACGGGGCGGTTTTTGTCGAAGCCTTTCGCCATCGCATCGAGCATATCCTCGAGGCGAACGGTGCCTATTTCGACGGCCGCAGCAATCGGGGCCACGCCCAGAAGGACCAGGACATCTCGTACAACATGATTCAGCCCTACCCGAAAGGAAGACTCAAGGGGCTTTATCCGAGCATCGATATCCGGCCCTGA
- a CDS encoding SLC13 family permease, with the protein MSGDYADAAAKGKINWRRLIFLFTGVFLFAVVYYSPPWPDAIDPQGKHFVLSKEGKGALAVFLLAGTWWVFEVVPIGVTSLAIGVLQALFLIRPAKVAFKDFMDPSVLFIFASIVIGLVFTKTGLTKRLAYKMLDIVGEKTSMIYLGCFLVTAALTHIMAHTAVAATIYPLLLAIYNLYGEGDKPTKFGKGLFMGMAYVAGAGSIVTLLGAARGAVALGFFNDIVGRNISFFELTYYMFPVGWLMTFLLWGFFLLFFRPEKKVIPGLRQKARQLNSELGRITGKEILAAAIVLACIVTMSLRSFIPALEPIDKTALILISTILFFIFNILTLSDLEEIPWNIILLFAGAMSIGFCLWETEAAKWLAVNWLAMFKEANWFVFVMSIAFFVMIMTNFIMNVAAIAISLPVAFVIAPYLGVAPEVILFAALVTAGMPFLLLVGAAPNAIAYDSKQFTTGEFFLMGIPASILLMVVVAFAVAVLWPIMGMPVTTP; encoded by the coding sequence ATGTCAGGTGACTATGCTGATGCCGCCGCTAAGGGCAAGATCAATTGGCGCAGGCTGATTTTTCTCTTTACCGGGGTGTTTCTTTTTGCAGTGGTATACTATTCGCCGCCGTGGCCCGATGCCATCGACCCGCAGGGCAAGCACTTCGTTCTGAGCAAGGAGGGGAAGGGCGCCTTGGCGGTTTTTCTTCTGGCCGGGACCTGGTGGGTCTTCGAGGTAGTGCCGATCGGGGTGACGAGCCTCGCCATCGGCGTGCTGCAGGCCCTTTTTCTGATCCGGCCGGCCAAAGTGGCTTTCAAGGATTTCATGGACCCGTCGGTCCTCTTCATCTTCGCCTCCATCGTCATCGGACTGGTTTTTACCAAGACCGGACTGACGAAACGGCTCGCCTACAAGATGCTGGATATCGTCGGCGAAAAGACCAGTATGATCTATCTGGGGTGCTTTCTGGTCACGGCCGCCCTGACGCATATCATGGCCCATACAGCGGTGGCGGCGACGATTTACCCCCTCCTGCTGGCGATCTACAATCTGTATGGCGAGGGGGATAAACCCACCAAGTTCGGCAAGGGCCTCTTTATGGGCATGGCCTACGTGGCGGGTGCCGGCAGTATCGTCACCCTGCTCGGGGCGGCGCGGGGCGCCGTGGCGCTCGGGTTTTTCAATGACATTGTCGGGCGGAATATCTCCTTTTTCGAACTGACCTATTACATGTTTCCGGTCGGCTGGCTGATGACCTTCCTTTTGTGGGGGTTTTTCCTGCTGTTCTTCCGGCCGGAAAAGAAGGTGATACCGGGGCTGCGCCAGAAGGCCCGGCAGCTCAACAGCGAGTTGGGGCGGATCACGGGAAAGGAGATCCTGGCGGCGGCCATCGTCTTGGCCTGCATCGTGACGATGTCTCTGCGTTCCTTCATTCCGGCGCTGGAACCCATCGACAAGACGGCCCTGATCCTGATCTCCACCATCCTCTTTTTCATCTTCAACATCCTGACCCTCAGCGACCTCGAGGAGATTCCCTGGAACATCATCCTGCTCTTCGCCGGCGCGATGAGCATCGGCTTCTGCCTATGGGAGACCGAAGCGGCCAAGTGGCTCGCCGTGAACTGGCTGGCCATGTTCAAAGAAGCCAACTGGTTTGTTTTCGTGATGAGCATCGCCTTTTTCGTCATGATCATGACGAATTTCATCATGAACGTGGCCGCCATCGCCATCTCGCTGCCGGTGGCCTTCGTGATCGCGCCCTATCTCGGCGTAGCCCCGGAAGTCATCCTTTTTGCCGCCCTGGTGACGGCCGGCATGCCGTTCCTCCTGCTCGTAGGGGCCGCACCGAACGCGATCGCTTATGATTCCAAGCAATTCACGACGGGCGAATTCTTTCTCATGGGCATACCGGCCAGCATTCTTCTGATGGTGGTGGTGGCGTTTGCTGTCGCTGTTTTGTGGCCGATTATGGGGATGCCGGTGACGACCCCTTAA
- a CDS encoding CBS domain-containing protein, which translates to MKTILVRDLMVPLKEYATVSEDASLFEAVMALEDAQKAFDQTRYRHRAVLIKDAEGKVVGKVSQLDVLRGLEPKYQEVKEKDSFARFGLTKTHLKSMMEQFSLWDKPLTDICSKASRIRVKNLMYKPTEGEYVKAEATLDEAIHQLIMGSHQSLLVLSEGTIVGVLRLSDVFLEVCEAIKACEIPRGAD; encoded by the coding sequence ATGAAGACGATTCTGGTCAGAGATTTGATGGTGCCTTTGAAAGAGTATGCCACCGTCTCGGAGGATGCCTCTCTGTTCGAAGCGGTGATGGCGCTCGAAGATGCTCAGAAGGCCTTCGATCAGACCCGTTACCGCCACCGCGCGGTGCTCATCAAAGATGCGGAGGGAAAGGTTGTCGGTAAGGTCAGCCAGCTGGATGTCCTCCGAGGCCTTGAGCCGAAATATCAAGAGGTCAAGGAAAAGGACTCTTTCGCCCGGTTCGGTTTGACCAAGACCCATCTCAAATCCATGATGGAGCAATTCTCCTTATGGGATAAACCCCTTACGGATATCTGCTCGAAGGCTTCCCGGATCCGGGTCAAGAACCTCATGTACAAGCCGACGGAAGGGGAGTACGTCAAGGCGGAAGCGACGCTGGACGAGGCGATTCATCAGTTGATCATGGGGAGTCATCAATCCCTCCTGGTGTTGTCGGAGGGAACGATTGTCGGCGTTCTGCGTCTGTCGGATGTTTTCTTGGAGGTTTGCGAGGCCATCAAGGCCTGTGAAATTCCGCGGGGTGCCGACTGA